From Paenibacillus sp. PL2-23:
TTTCGCTAACCGTCCCGATGGCGTACCCCTTGGCCAGCGCGCTGTCGATCATGCCGCCTATGGCATCACGCGTCGCAGCCGTAGGATGCATCAGGATCAAAGCTCCCGGCTCCAGCTTGGACGAAATTTTGCGAATGACATAATCCGGGGATGGCTTCATCCAATCCACCGTGTCAATCGTCCATAGAACGGTGCCCAGCCCTTGCTCTCTGGCGGCCTGAACAGTAGCTGCGTTGTAGGAGCCGGATGGAGGCGCGAACCAGACATTGTCGACTCCAAGCAAATCCTTCAGCAGCGTCTGCGTTCGCACGATTTGGCTCGTCTGATCGGCTCTGCTTAATTTTTTCATATCCGGATGCGAATAAGCGTGATTGGACATCTCATGGCCCTCGGCCTGAATTCTCCGCGCTACGTCTACATTGCCCTTCAACCATGACCCGTCCAGGAAAAAGGTCGCCTTGACCCCTTTGCCCCGCAAGGTTTCCAGAATGGGGTCTATGTATTCATTGCCCCACGCAACGTTAATCATTAGCGAGATCATCGGCTTCTCCGGATTGCCCCTGTAGATAGGGTGTGCGCCTAGCTGGGCGAGTGTAATCTTGGGCGGAATTTCCCTGTACTGATACGGAATAGCGCCGCCTCTCGGCGCTTCAAGAGCAGCCTTATACGTTCCCTCTATATCGACAGAAAGGCCGTTATAGCCCGGAATCGCATGCCATACCCGATCAATGCGGGCATTAACAGGAGCAATAGCTTTTGTCTCCGCCTCCGCGACAATTGCCTCGTACAGCTCCCGCTTCTCCTCCTCCGAATAAGCGGGCGGCGCCAGCGCCTCGATTGCATCCTCCGATTTCACCGTCGAGATGAATGAAGCGATGTTGCCATTCATTTTGACCAGAACCACCATCATGAACAAGCTGGCCGCGATGACGGCCGCTTTGCGCATCTTCATTGCCCCCACTCCCATACGAGCAAAGTCGCGCGGGAGCAGAGCAGCTCCTCGTTCGCTTAACACCCAGTCTATGAGTTCTTGGACAAGATTATGCTTCAGGATTTGCAAAACAAAAAGAGACAGATAAGCTCTGGCTCTTCGGTCCTTGCTATAAATGGCTGAGGGGGGGCAGCCCGCTGCAATCTAGGATTGAGCAGGCTCTTCCGCTGTCAGTACCGCCTTGCGAGACAGGTTGACGCGACCTTGCTGATCGATTTCGGTTACCTTCACCGTGATCTGATCGCCGATCTTCACCACATCCTCGCATTTCGCCACACGCTCAGTGGACAATTGCGAGATATGCACCAGTCCGTCCTTGTTAGGAAGAATCTCCACGAACACGCCGAACTTCTCAATGCGTCTCACTGTGCCAAGATAGATTTCTCCCACCACAACTTCCTTCACGATGCCTTCGATAATGGCTCTGGCCTTCTGATTCATCTCTTCGTTGGAGGAAGCGATGAACACCATGCCGTCCTGCTCAATATCGATTTTCACGCCGGTTTCCTCAATGATTTTGTTGATGATCTTGCCGCCTGCTCCAATAACATCACGGATTTTGTCCGGATTAATACGAAGCGTAAGAATCTTGGGCGCGTATTTGGAAAGGCTTGTCCGTGGTGTGGACATCACTTCCAGCATTTTGCCCAGGATATGCATGCGGCCTTGACGCGCCTGCTCCAGCGACTGCTCCAGAATGCTGCGGTCGATGCCGTCGATTTTGATATCCATTTGAATCGCCGTTACGCCTTGCGCTGTGCCTGCAACCTTGAAGTCCATGTCGCCGAGGTGATCCTCCATGCCCTGAATGTCGGACAGAATCGAGAAGTGATCGCCGTCCTTGATCAGACCCATAGCGATGCCTGCCACTGGCGCTTTGATCGGTACGCCTGCATCCATCATCGCAAGCGTGCTTGCGCAGATGCTGGCCTGGGAAGTAGAGCCGTTGGACTCCAGCACCTCGGATACAAGGCGAATCGTGTACGGGAACTCCGCCTCGGAAGGAATAACCTTCGACAACGCGCGTTCGCCCAGAGCGCCATGACCGATTTCCCTGCGGCCAGGAGGGCGCAGAGGACGAGCCTCGCCTACGCTGAACGGCGGGAAGTTGTAATGATGCATGAAGCGTTTCGTTTCTTCCGGCGAGATGCCGTCGAGAATTTGCACGTCGCCCATGGCGCCAAGCGTACAGATGCTAAGCGCTTGCGTTTGACCGCGCGTGAACAGGCCGGAGCCGTGTGTACGCGGCAGCAGAGCGACATCGCATTCGATCGGACGAATCTCGTCGAGACCGCGTCCGTCAGGACGAACCTTGTCATGCGTAATTAGACGGCGAACCTCTTCCTTCACGATGTCGTACAATACTTCCTTCACGTCGGCCAGAAGCTCCGGCGTATCGGCATATTGCACCTCGAAATGAGCCACTGCATCGCCGTTAACAGCGTCAATCGCTTCTTGACGGGCATGCTTCTCGGGAATTTTGATCGCTTCCACCAGTCGAGCGGATGCGAAGGCGCGAACCTCAGCGTTGACGCTGGCATTCACCGTATGTAATTTTACTGCCATTTTCTCCTTGCCCGCTAGAGCTTGAAGCTCCTCGATGTTGGCCACAATGTTTTTGATCTCATCATGTCCGAACATAATCGCTTCCAGCATAACGGATTCCGGCACTTCGTTCGCTTCCGCTTCCACCATCATAATGGCTTCCTTCGTACCTGCGACTACTACAAAAATATCCGTCAGCTGCTCTTGCTCCACCGTCGGGTTAATAACAAATTGTCCATTCACGCGACCCACGATAACACCGCCGATTGGTCCGCTGAACGGCACATCGGAGATGGTTAGCGCAGCGGATGTTCCGATCATCGCCGCAATTTCAGGGGAGCAGTCCTGGTCCACGCTCATGACGATGTTGGCAATTTGCACGTCATTGCGGAAGCCTTCCGGGAACAACGGGCGAATCGGACGGTCTGTCAAGCGACTGGACAGAATCGCCTTTTCGCTTGGCCGGCCCTCACGCTTGATGAAGCCTCCCGGAATTTTGCCCACCGCGTACAGTCTCTCTTCATAGTTGACCGTCAGTGGGAAGAAGTCCAGGTCCTTCGGCTCTGATGACGCGGTTACCGTACACAGAATGACGGTCTCCCCGTAACGAACCGTAACGGCCGCATTCGCTTGCTTGGCGAGACGCCCAGTCTCTAGAATGAGAGGTCTTCCTCCAAGCGTCGTTTCAATACGTTGAATCATCACAATTCCCTCCTTATCCTATTACAAAAAGCAACCCGAAATCCCGTATCCAGAAGCACTGGGGATGGGAAGATCAGGTTGCTTTTCGTCACGCATGTTTTAGCGGCGCAGGCCGAGTTTTTCGATCAATGCGCTATAACGTCTAACGTCCTTGTTCTTCAGGTAAGCTAGCAACTTACGGCGTTGACCTACCATCTTAAGCAATCCGCGGCGGGAATGATGATCCTTCTTGTGCTCGCGCAAATGCTGAGTCAGGTTAACGATGTTTTCCGTAAGGATAGCGATTTGAACCTCAGGGGACCCTGTGTCACTTGCGTGAGTTTTGTGAGTCTCGATCAGTTCTTGCTTGCGTTCTTGAGTAAGTGCCATCCTTTTCACCTCCTTCATTCATAATCGCCATTAGCCTCGCCGCCGTCGGTGAGATCGGACAACCAAGCTAAGGTTCAGTATACGAAGCATGCAGACCCGATAACAGGCAAGCTGTTCGCAACGTTCTTTAGTATAGCATAACGAATAGCCGCTTGTCGAGAAAATGCGCTAGTGTGTCGCCAGCAAATTTCTTGCCTTGTCGGTATCCGCCGCGATTTGGGCAATCAGCTCCTGGATGGAGCCAAACTTCTGCTCTGGACGTATAAAATGACGGAATTGCACCTTCATCTCCCGGCCATAAATATCGCGGTCAAAGTCGAACAAATGCGCCTCCATCACCGGCATCACATCCGTTTTGTTGAATGTCGGCTTCATCCCATGATTAAGCACACCGTCGTAAGCCGCGCCGTCAATCCATGCCGTAATGGCATATACGCCAAGCCTCGGCGCAACGTATGGTTCCACGATTTCCAGATTCGCCGTCGGGAATCCGATGGTCCGCCCCCGTCCATCGCCATGCACGACTGTACCTGTTATATCATAAGGTCTTCCAAGCAGCGCGCTCACCATGTCGAGATCTCCGCTCTCCAGCGACTCCCGCGTCAAGGTGCTGCTTACTTTGCGCCCGTCCTCATAAAGCGGCTTCTCCACATGTACGGACATAACGCTGCCGCCAAGCTCGACGAGAAGCTCCGGCGTACCCGCTCCCCGGCTGCCGAAGGCAAAGTCGAAGCCTACTGCGACATGACTGACGCGAAGCGGCTGCAGCACCTCCGTCACGAATTGCTCCGGCGACAAAGCGGCGAACCGGCGATCAAACCGCATCACGAACACCATGTCGACGCCCAGAGCAGCGAACAGCTCCGTCTTGCGGGCAAGCGGCGTTAAAGAGCGGTAATAATGATCCCCATGGCCAAGCACTTCCTTGGGATGCGGGGAGAACGTCAGAACGGCAGACAGCATGTCCGACTGCCGCGCGTATCTGACAGCCTCGCTTATAACGTTCTGATGGCCTCGATGCACGCCGTCGAAATGGCCGATCGCTACAGAAATCCGCTTGCCTTCTGTCCGTGAATAGCCATTCTCTTCAAGCGGATAAGATAATGAGATGATTTCCACAGATGACACCTGCATTTCTACATGAACTGTAAGATGGCCTCGAAGGTTACTCCTCCGCAGCCGCCACAAATACTTTGACCGGCTTCAGGAGCGAAGCTTCGGCATCCACCTGATAGATGCCCAGGAAGGGACCGCCCTCTCCCGGCTCGTACAGTCGGACTAACTCGTTGTCGTTCCAGGAGCCTTCGCTTTGGCCGGCTGAGACCGCCCACAGCTTCAGCTTCTGTCCGCGTCTAGCCAGCGGAACCTTGCTCTCGGCCACAATCGCAGCGGGCATATGGCTAATAGCCTGATCAGCTGGTATCAGATATCGCTCCAAATCGCCAGCCTCCATATGCCTCTCGATATCCTCAAGCGTTAGACAGCCTTCCGCTGTAATGCCGCCGGACATGGTCCGCGTCAGCTTCGCCATGGCTGCAGGCAGCCCGAGCGCCTTGCCGATATCCACACAGAGCGTGCGAATATAGGTGCCTTTGGAGCAGATGACCGAGAAGGTCAGCTCTGGCTCGTCGCCTTGGAGTCGGGTATCCAGCAGCTCGATCCCGTGAATCGTCACCGTTCTGGATTTCCGTTCGACCGTCTTGCCTTCTCTCGCCAGCTCGTATAATCGCTTGCCGTTGACCTTAACCGCGGAGAACATCGGCGGCACCTGCTCGATCTCGCCAACAAATTGCAGGAGCGCCTGCTGAATTTGTTCGCGGGTGATGGAGCCGACAGACTCGCGCGCAATGACCGTTCCGGTCATATCCTCTGTGTCGGTCGCAATGCCGAGACGAAGCACCGCTTCATAGGCTTTGGGTCTCTCCTGAATGTACTCCACGACCCGCGTTGATCGTCCGAGGCATAAGGGCAGCACGCCGGTCACCATGGGATCAAGCGTGCCGGTATGGCCGATTCGTTTCATCCTGAGCAGCCTTCTAGCTTTGGCCACCACATCATGCGAGGTCCATCCTTCCGGTTTCCATACCGCCAGAATGCCTTCCATGCTTATACCAACGCCTTTCTAACCTCTTCTACCACGCGCTTTATCGCTTCCCCCAAATCGCCCTCCAGACGGCAGCCAGACGCGCGAACATGTCCGCCCCCGCCGAAGCTCTGAGCGATCTCTGCGACATCCGCCTTGCCTGCGGAACGCAGGCTTGCCTTCACGCCGCCGTCTGACGTTTCCTTGAACAGGATGCCAACCTCAACTCCATCAACGTTAAGCGCATAATTGACGATGCCCTCCAAATCCTCGGGAACAGCGCCGCACGCCTTCAGATCATCCTTGCCGATATACAGCCAGCCGATCTTCAGATCGTCGCTGAACGTCAGTCTCGCAAGCGACGTTTGAAGCAGCTTCAGCTTCGCCGCCGTCATCTTCTCCAGCAATTGATCCGCCAGCTCGCTGCCGGACACGCCTGCAGCAAGCAGCTTGGCCGCTATCTCCATGACGCGGGGAGTGGTATTGGAATACCGGAACCCTCCCGTATCGGTAAGTAGACCCGTATAAATGGCCACTGCGCAATCCAAATCCGGCTCGAGACCGGCGCGTTCAATAAGATCATACAGCATTTCGACAGTAGCCGCAGCATTCGGACGGATGACATTCACTGTGCCGAACCGGTTATTGGTGGGGTGATGATCGATGTTCAGAAGGGGAATGCCTTCCGGAAACATCAAAGAGACTTCCCCGATGCGCCGGTTATCGGCGCAATCCACCGCAATAACCGCATCGAACGACGCCTCCGGCCTCTGCCTCTTATAGGAGTGAATTCGATCAAAGTGAACCAAATATTGAAGTCTGGACGGGAGCTCGCTTTCATTAATGAGCACAGCTCTCTTGCCCAGACGCTCCAGCAGCCAGCTTATGACAACTGTAGAGCTTATAGCGTCTCCGTCAGGCTGAACATGGGATACGACAAGGAAGGAAGCATTGGCCTTCATGAAGGCCAATGCTTCGTCCAATGCAATCATGTACTCTTGTTGATCGCTCATGACCGCGCATCGTTTCCGTTGTTAATTTCGCCAAGCAGCGATTCGATCCGGCTGCCGTATTCGATGCTGCTGTCGAACTTGAACTGCAGCTCGGGAGTATGGCGCAGCTTCATCCGCTTGCCAAGCTCGGAACGGAGGAAGCCGTTCGCTTTGGCCAGCGCCTTCAGCGTCTCTTCCTTCTGCTCGTCGCTGCCGAGCACGCTCAGATAAACACGGGCCTGGGATAAGTCGCTGGTCGTTTCCACGCCGGTCACTGTAATGAACCCGATACGGGGATCCTTCAGCTCCTGCTGGATAATCTGGCTCAGCTCCTTCTTGATCTGCTCGCTGACCCTTCCGACGCGTATCTTAGCCATGCATGATCACCTCTCTACCGTTTCCATGATGAACGCTTCAATCATGTCTCCCTCTTTAATATCGCTAAAGCGCTCAAGCGTTATACCGCATTCGTAGCCTTGCGCCACTTCCTTGGCATCGTCCTTGAACCGCTTGAGGGAATCCACCTTGCCCGTGTAGACCACGATGCCGTCGCGGATGACTCTTGCTTCTGCGTTGCGGACAATCTTGCCGTCGACAACCATGGACCCGGCAATCGCGCCGACCTTGGTTACCTTGAAGACGTTGCGCACCTCGGCATGGCCGATGACAACTTCCTTGTAGATCGGATCCAGCATGCCCTTCATCGCTTGCTCGATCTCGTCGATGACGTTGTAGATAACCCGGTGCATACGCACGTCAACCTTCTCCTGGGCGATAGTCGCTTCCGCCTGCGGATCAGGGCGAACGTTGAAGCCGATAACAATCGCATTGGAGGCGGAAGCCAGAATAACATCAGATTCCGTAATCGCGCCGACGCCGGTGTGAATGATCTTCACGCGTACGCCTTCGATATCGATCTTCGCCAGAGAGCCCTTGAGAGCCTCCGCGGAGCCTTGCACGTCCGCTTTAATAATGACATGCAGATCCTTGATTTCGCCGTCCTTGATGTGGCTGTACAGATCGTCGAGCGTAACGCGCGTATTGGCGCCCATCTCCGACTGGCGATGCTTGATCGCGCGGCGATCGGCGATTGCGCGAGCCTTGCGCTCATCCTCGAATACCATAAACGGATCGCCGGCCAGCGGCACCTCCGTCAAGCCTGTTATTTCCACAGGAGTCGATGGACCAGCTTCCTTCAATCTGCGTCCGCGGTCATTGACCATCGCTCTCACGCGGCCGAAGCAGTTGCCCGCAACAAACGCGTCGCCGATTTTCAAGGTGCCGTGCTGCACGAGAATACGCGCCACAGGACCTTTGCCTTTGTCCAGCTCCGCCTCGATAACCGTTGCTCTGGCGCGTTTGTTCGGGTTCGCTTTGAACTCGTTCACTTCCGCCACAAGCAGGATCATTTCCAGCAAGCCTTCCAGGTTGATGCGCTGCTTCGCGGATACTTCCACGAAGATCGTATCGCCGCCCCACTCTTCCGGAACTAGCTCGTATTCCGTCATTTCCTGCTTGATTTTGTCCGCGTTCGCTTCCGGCTTATCGATCTTGTTGACAGCAACGATGATTGGAACGCCTGCCGCTTTGGCATGGTTGATCGCCTCCACCGTCTGAGGCATGATGCCGTCATCCGCTGCAACAACGATAATCGTAATATCCGTCACCTGAGCACCCCGCGCGCGCATAAGCGTAAACGCTTCGTGGCCCGGCGTATCGAGGAACGTAATTTTTTTGCCGTTGATTTCGACCTGGTAAGCGCCGATGTGCTGCGTAATGCCGCCTGCTTCGCCGCCTGTCACGTTTGTTTTGCGGATGGCGTCCAGCAATGTCGTCTTGCCGTGGTCGACGTGGCCCATAATGGTCACGACTGGCGGACGAGACTTCAGATCCGCTTCATCGTCAACCTCTTCCACTGTCTCGAAGGTGTCTTCCTCAACCGGAATTTTCACCTCGACCTCAACGCCATATTCGCCCGCGATCAGAAGAATGGCATCCATGTCGATTTCTTGGTTAATCGTCGCCATCACACCAAGGAATAGAAGCTTCTTAATAACCTCGGAAGCATCCTTGTGGAGAAGCTTCGCTAAGTCGCCTACCGTTAATGTGCCGCGAACGATAATTTTCTTCGGCGTGTTGTCGATTTTCTCGCGCGGCGGCTGTTGATTGCCTTTGCCGCGGTTTTTACCGCCTCTGCCGTTCGATTTGAAGCCGCCGCGCCCATCTTCGAAACGCTTCTGATTCGCGCCTTTTTTGCGATCCTCATAGCTTCCGCCGCTGCGGCCTTGCTGGCCTCTGTTGCCGCCGGCGTCGAAGCTTCTGCTCTGGCCTTGCGGCGCCGCTGCCGGACGATTGCCGGAAGAAGCGCCTGCGCCTCCGCCTTGGCCGAAGGAGCGATTGCCGCCGCCTTGACCGCCTTGACCTCCCTGACCGCCTTGACGGTTGCCTTGGTAGCCCTGGCCTTGACCTTGGCCTTGGCCGCCGGATGGACGGTTAAATCCGCCGCCCTGGCCTCCGCCGGATGGACGACCGCCTTGGCCTTGTCCGCCCTGGCCTCCTTGGCCGCCGCCTTGGCGGTTGCCTTGATAGCCTTGACCGCTGCCGGATGGGCGTCCGCCCTGGCCTTGGCCGCCTTGACCGCCTTGGCCGCCGCCCTGGCGATTACCTTGATAGCCCTGGCCGCCTTGTCGATTGCCTTGATAGCCTTGTCCGCCGCCGGATGGACGTCCTTGGCCTTGCTGTTGTCCTTGGCCTGAAGGTCGTTGTCCGCCTTGGCCGCCTTGCTGTGGTCTCTGTTCACGTTGTTCGCCTGTTGGTTGAGTTTTCGTATTAATAGAGTTCATTGTCCCCTGTCTGTCTTGTGATGTTGGTCTGGCAGCCTGTTCTCCGCCCTGGCTCGGCCTCGGCCGATTCGGGGCTGTGGCTGCGGCAACCGCTGGTCCGCCTTCTTGCGCTCGCTTTGCGGCGGCATTGCTCTTGATATCACGGAAGAAGCCCTCCACCTTGTGCACCATTTCGTTCTCCATGACGCTCATGTGGTTGTTAACGGGCAGGTTCAACCGTTTAAGAATCGTAATAATTTCTTTGCTGCTCATATTAAGAGACTTCGCGTATTCATATACCCGAAGCTTATCTTTATTGTCCTTGCTGTCCTGTTTGTTGCTCAATAGGATCCACCTCCGTATTTTGGCTCAGATGACTTCCAATCATTTTTCCGAATTGCATATCGGTAACCGCCAGCACGACGCGTTCAGATTTCCCTATCGCCTTTCCCAGCTGCTCTCGATCATATGCCTCGGCGAGTTGTATTCCGTAGGTGCCGCATTTATCTCGGAACTTCTTCTTGGTGTTGTCAGACGCGTCGCCTGCGACGATCACCAGCCGGGCTTTGCCCGCCCTGACCGCCTTCAGCACGATCTCATCGCCCGTAATCAGCTTGCCGGCGCGCATAGCCATGCCAAGCGAAGACAACGCCTTATCAGGCTTATTCGTCATCCGCCGTCAGCTCCTTGGCCGCGATGAACGCATCCTCCACCGCAATAAAGTCTTTCTCCAATTGATCGTATATATGTTCGCCAACGGGCAGCTTCAAAGCCCGGTCCAGCGCCTTCGTCTTCTTCGCAAGCTTGAAGCAGCTTACCTTGCCGCACAAATAAGCGCCGCGCCCGGCTTTTTTGCCGGTTAGATCAATTCCGACCTCGCCGTCCGGTGTGCGAACGATCCGAATAAGCTCCTTCTTCGGCATCATTTCTTGACATGCGACGCATTTGCGAAGCGGTATCTTCCTCGGTCTCACCGTTCACCCTCCCCTTCCTGTACGAGCGATAGGCCGTTTAGTCGATAGATACGGAATCCTGGTGCATCGTTCCCGCATTAGACTTCGGCCGGCCATATTCCTGCTCCGCCTGCGTCTCGCTCTTAATATCGATTTTCCAGCCTGTTAGCTTAGCGGCCAGTCTTGCATTCTGACCCTTGATGCCGATCGCCAGAGAGAGCTGATAATCCGGCACGATCACTCGCGCCATCTTCTCCTGCTCGAAGACGATAACCTCCAGCACCTTGGATGGGCTGAGCGCGTTCGCCACGTACTCCTCCACACTCTCGGACCAGCGGACGATATCGATCTTCTCGCCTTTCAGCTCGTTCACGATTGTCTGTACGCGCAGACCCTTCTGACCAACGCAGGAGCCTACCGGATCCACCTCGTCATTGCGGGAATGCACGGCAATCTTGGAGCGGAAGCCCGCTTCGCGTGCAACAGAACGAATCTCGACGACGCCGTCATAAATCTCGGGCACCTCAAGCTCGAACAGACGCTTCAGAAGACCAGGATGAGTTCTGGACATGATGATTTGAGGTCCCTTAGTCGTGTTCTCAACCTTTGTTATAAAGGATTTGACGCGATCGCCATGCTTGAATTTATCCGTCGGCATAAGCTCCGTCAGCGGAAGCACCGCCTCCACCTTGCCCAGATCAACAAATAGATTGCGCACATCCTGGCGCTGCACAATACCGTTGACGATATCCTCTTCCTTGTCGATAAAGGCGTTATAGATAAGTCCGCGCTCCGCTTCGCGAATTCGCTGCGTCACGACCTGCTTGGCCGTCTGAGCGGCGATACGTCCGAAATCTCTTGGCGTAACCTCAATCTCCGCCACATCGTCGAGCTGGTAATGCGGGTTGATCTCGCGAGACGCCTCCACCGAAATTTCAAGGCGAGGATCAAGCACCTCGTCCACGACGGTTTTGCGGGCATATACTTTAATAACGCCGTTATGGCGGTTAATATCGACCCTTACGTTCTGAGCTGTGTTGAAATTGCGTTTGTAGCTGGAAATAAGCGCGGCTTCAATCGCCTCGAGCAGCACATCCTTGGCGATTCCTTTCTCTCTCTCGATTTCCTGCAGAGCTTCAATAAAATCCATACTCATTGGAACGATGGTCCCCCTTTCATAATAGAAGCAATAATTAGAATTGAATGGCGAGTCTGGCGCTTGCGACCTTCGCGTAAGGGATGTTGTGCTCCTTCTTGCCCGTCTTCACAACAACGGTATCGCCGTCGAACGACACGAGATGGCCTTCGAATTCCTTAGCCCCGTCCACCGGCTCGTAGGTAGTAAATAGAACATATTTGCCGACAGCCTTGCGGACATCCTCCGGCTTCTTCAGGGGGCGTTCCGCGCCTGGGGACGACACTTCAAGAAAATACGCGCCGGATATGGGATCGTTTTTGTCAAGCTGCTCGCTCACATATTCGCTGATGCGCCCGCATTCGTCGATATCGATGCCGCCTTCCTTATCTACAAAAATGCGAAGAAACCAGTTGCTGCCTTCCTTGATATATTCAATGTCGACCAGCTCAAAGCCATTATCGTTGAGGAACGACAGAATCATAGCCTCAACAGCGGATTTGATAGTGGATGTGCTCAAAATGAAAAAACCTCCCGTATAGGTTGCAATGTGATATTGCCGAATACAAAACGTAAAGAGTGGGTTTCCCCACTCTTCTGCATCAAGAATCTATCCTCATCATTGCCACAAAAATTATAACATAACCGCCTATACGTGACAAGAAATGATTTCTAGTTTCAATCATACTCTTGCACGGTACGTGACAAGAAATGATTTCTAGTTTCAATCTCAAAACAACGATAGCTGGTTCGACTCCGGCAAGCCTCTGAAGCAGCCCATGCCTCCGAGCACCTCGATAATCGTTTTGGTCGCCTTGGACTTCATCTGGAAATCCTCGATCGACAGAAACTCTCCATCATTCCGCGCCGCCGCGATATTGCGTGCCGCATTGTCGCCGATGCCGGCGATGGCTGCAAAAGGCGGGATAAGTGAATCGCCGTCCACCTGGAATTTGATGGCGTCGGAGCGATACAGATCAATGGGCTTAAACGAGAAGCCGCGAGCCGTCATCTCCAGCGACATCTCCAGCTGCGACACCATGTTTTTTTCCTTCGGCGTCGCGTTGAAGCCCTTGGCTTCAATCTCGACCAGCTTCCGGTAGATGGCGTCGTAGCCCTGGCACAGCAGCTCCAGGTCGAAATCGTCAGCCCGTACGGTGAAATAGGTGGCGTAATATTGAATCGGATAATACAGTTTGAAGAACGCCGTACGCACAGCGGATATAACATAAGCGGCCGCGTGCGCCTTCGGGAACATGTATTCAATGCGCAGGCAGGAGTCAATATACCACTGCGGCACCTTGCAGCGCTTCATCTCATCAATCCACTCCGGCGTGAGGCCCTTGCCCTTCCGCACGCTTTCGGTAATTTTGAAGGCGAGGCCGGCGTCCATGCCCGCTTTGTAGATGAGGTACAGCATAATGTCGTCGCGGCAGCCAATAACGGTTTTAATGTTGCACGTCCCGTTTTTGATAAGCTCCTGCGCATTCCCGAGCCACACGCCCGTTCCATGCGACAGACCGGAGATTTGAAGCAGATCGGCGAAAGAGGACGGCTGCGTCTCCTGCAGCATCTGGCGCACGAACTTCGTCCCCATCTCCGGCACGCCGTAGGTTGCCACGGAGGACCGGATCTGCTCCGGCATGACGCCAAGCGCTTCCGTGGAATTGAACATGCTCATGACCTTGGGATCATTCATAGGAATGGTCGTGGGATCAACGCCGGTCAAATCCTGCAGCATGCGCATCATCGTGGGATCGTCATGGCCGAGAATATCGAGCTTCAGCAGATTTTCATCGAAGGCGTGATAGTCAAAATGCGTTGTCTTCCATTCCGCCGACGTATCGTCCGCCGGATACTGTACAGGCGTGACATCCTCCACCTCAATGTAATCCGGCACCACGACGATGCCGCCGGGATGCTGGCCCGTGCTGCGCTTTACGCCGGTACAGCCGCTCGCCAGCCTCTGGAGCTCCGCCTGGCGCCATTTCTTTTGATGCTCTTCCTCATATTTTTTGGCGAAGCCATACGCGGTTTTCTCCGCTACTGTGCCGATCGTGCCCGCGCGGTATACGCATTTCTCACCGAACATTTCCTTGGTGAAGTTATG
This genomic window contains:
- the pnp gene encoding polyribonucleotide nucleotidyltransferase, which translates into the protein MIQRIETTLGGRPLILETGRLAKQANAAVTVRYGETVILCTVTASSEPKDLDFFPLTVNYEERLYAVGKIPGGFIKREGRPSEKAILSSRLTDRPIRPLFPEGFRNDVQIANIVMSVDQDCSPEIAAMIGTSAALTISDVPFSGPIGGVIVGRVNGQFVINPTVEQEQLTDIFVVVAGTKEAIMMVEAEANEVPESVMLEAIMFGHDEIKNIVANIEELQALAGKEKMAVKLHTVNASVNAEVRAFASARLVEAIKIPEKHARQEAIDAVNGDAVAHFEVQYADTPELLADVKEVLYDIVKEEVRRLITHDKVRPDGRGLDEIRPIECDVALLPRTHGSGLFTRGQTQALSICTLGAMGDVQILDGISPEETKRFMHHYNFPPFSVGEARPLRPPGRREIGHGALGERALSKVIPSEAEFPYTIRLVSEVLESNGSTSQASICASTLAMMDAGVPIKAPVAGIAMGLIKDGDHFSILSDIQGMEDHLGDMDFKVAGTAQGVTAIQMDIKIDGIDRSILEQSLEQARQGRMHILGKMLEVMSTPRTSLSKYAPKILTLRINPDKIRDVIGAGGKIINKIIEETGVKIDIEQDGMVFIASSNEEMNQKARAIIEGIVKEVVVGEIYLGTVRRIEKFGVFVEILPNKDGLVHISQLSTERVAKCEDVVKIGDQITVKVTEIDQQGRVNLSRKAVLTAEEPAQS
- a CDS encoding polysaccharide deacetylase family protein, whose product is MKMRKAAVIAASLFMMVVLVKMNGNIASFISTVKSEDAIEALAPPAYSEEEKRELYEAIVAEAETKAIAPVNARIDRVWHAIPGYNGLSVDIEGTYKAALEAPRGGAIPYQYREIPPKITLAQLGAHPIYRGNPEKPMISLMINVAWGNEYIDPILETLRGKGVKATFFLDGSWLKGNVDVARRIQAEGHEMSNHAYSHPDMKKLSRADQTSQIVRTQTLLKDLLGVDNVWFAPPSGSYNAATVQAAREQGLGTVLWTIDTVDWMKPSPDYVIRKISSKLEPGALILMHPTAATRDAIGGMIDSALAKGYAIGTVSETLSEARVPVVVEGAGVF
- a CDS encoding bifunctional riboflavin kinase/FAD synthetase, translated to MEIISLSYPLEENGYSRTEGKRISVAIGHFDGVHRGHQNVISEAVRYARQSDMLSAVLTFSPHPKEVLGHGDHYYRSLTPLARKTELFAALGVDMVFVMRFDRRFAALSPEQFVTEVLQPLRVSHVAVGFDFAFGSRGAGTPELLVELGGSVMSVHVEKPLYEDGRKVSSTLTRESLESGDLDMVSALLGRPYDITGTVVHGDGRGRTIGFPTANLEIVEPYVAPRLGVYAITAWIDGAAYDGVLNHGMKPTFNKTDVMPVMEAHLFDFDRDIYGREMKVQFRHFIRPEQKFGSIQELIAQIAADTDKARNLLATH
- the rpsO gene encoding 30S ribosomal protein S15, yielding MALTQERKQELIETHKTHASDTGSPEVQIAILTENIVNLTQHLREHKKDHHSRRGLLKMVGQRRKLLAYLKNKDVRRYSALIEKLGLRR
- the truB gene encoding tRNA pseudouridine(55) synthase TruB; its protein translation is MEGILAVWKPEGWTSHDVVAKARRLLRMKRIGHTGTLDPMVTGVLPLCLGRSTRVVEYIQERPKAYEAVLRLGIATDTEDMTGTVIARESVGSITREQIQQALLQFVGEIEQVPPMFSAVKVNGKRLYELAREGKTVERKSRTVTIHGIELLDTRLQGDEPELTFSVICSKGTYIRTLCVDIGKALGLPAAMAKLTRTMSGGITAEGCLTLEDIERHMEAGDLERYLIPADQAISHMPAAIVAESKVPLARRGQKLKLWAVSAGQSEGSWNDNELVRLYEPGEGGPFLGIYQVDAEASLLKPVKVFVAAAEE